GACTGGAGAAGCTGCATGCTGGAGAAGGGCAGGGTCTAGAGACCTCCTCATCCCCTCCCATAAGCAGCTGTCAGGGAAGGGAGCCCTGCCTTGGTGGGACTGACTGCTGTGCTGGCTCTGGCCCCTGGCTCCGGGGTCGCTCCGCCATGGAACAGCAGGTTCTTCAAGTTGGCATCAGGGATAACAGATgggctctctcctcccctcctcagcTTCACCCCAGGCACTACTCCCTGAAGCCAAAGGAGTGAACTTCTTCACTCTCAAACAGCAGCTTCCACTTACTGAGTGCTAGGCTCTGTGCAAAGCACCTTCCCACGTTGTTTTATTTACTCCTCACAATTACCCTACGGGGTAGGAACTGGTTTATCCCCACATTACAAGGTAACTGAGGCTCCAGAAGTAATTTGTGCAATACCTTGTGGCAAATAAGACTCAGTCTATGCCCTTCCCACCCTGGCACTAAGCCATAACTGACCACACATGTGAGGCCAGGAGCCTCGGGATGGGAAATTAGATGACAGAGCAAGGCAAATAAGGTGAGTTGATTTGGTTTATGGCCCTTTGAAGCTCAGCAGAAAATCAAGGCTGTTCTTGTCCCTTTACCAGCTTCCCTCACTGCACCAGTAACGGATGCTCCTCTGTGCCAGCCAGCAGGGACACTGCATGACCCTGGAGGAGGGGACTTGCAGGTGGTTGTGAACTGGGCTCAATGGCCTGAGCAGAGGGTGCCATGAAGAGAGTTGTCTCACCAGGGAGCACCAAATCTGTCTACAGAGTAGCTGCCCTCCCAGGCAGCTGACATAGGGTCATTTAGGAAAGTCTGAATCAAATGGTACCAGCCCATCTGTCGGTACCTCAAAGGAACACTGTGTCCTGGGACAGAAACACACTCTTGACTTTGATTCTTCATTCAATAAACCTAAATCCCCACAAGCACTGTGCTAGACTTTGTGGGACTGTAAGACCCACTCTTTGCCCTTAATGAAGAAAACTAGAAGGTTTGGTACAAAAGTAACCAAGCAGTGGTGGGGCCTGCAGTGAACTAGAGAACTCTGCTCAAAGCTGCTTCACTACTACTTCGCTCCAGTTGGTTGCCTCTCAGCAAGAAAAATCTATTGATTTTCCAGAAAAAGCCCCAAATCAAGATCAGGTGaactttaccatttttaaaacaattctggCCAACATCTGTGGCCACTAGTTTGCAACCTCTGCTCCTCACCGACCAAGTCTTATCCTTTCCTATTGTACCCTCAGCACCTAAAATTCTGGGCAGAAAGGAAGCAATCAATATGTTTCTGGCACACTGACCAGGTGAAGCTTATCCAGAAGAAATGGGTCTGAAACTGCCATCATATGTAGAATAGCTGATGCAACTGGGGAGGACTTAGCTTTGGAAATGACTAATGAGAGACATAATTATTGTTGCAAATAAGAAAATCCttatattggacttccctggtggcacagtgattaagaatcaatgcaggggacacgggtttgagccttggtccaggaagatcccacatgctgcagagcaactgaacCCATACGCcccaactactgagtctgtgctctagagcccgcgagccacaactgctgagcccccgtgccacaactactgaagcccgtgtgcctagagcctgtgctctgcaatgaagagaagccgccacaatgagaagcccatgcaccgcaatgaagagtagcccctgctcgacataactaaagaaagcccgtgcacagcaacgaagacccagtgcagccaataaataaataaataaatagaaaatctttaTAAAGCTAGGGCACATGGTTTGGCCAACGCTTTAGAAGGAGCAGGAAGGCTGCTTTTagataaaatatacatttgaCAATTGACCTTGGTTCCCGTTGATCCTACCCATCCCTCTGCCCTCCATTCCTTTACTTGTCCAGTCCCTAAAGGCATTTGGCTTTCATACTTGGTAAGGGAAATTCAGGCTTTGCTTAAATGTGAGTCCCAAATATCAACTTACTACCTAAGAATCTTACCCAACTCAGGGTTTTTCCAagtattaaaatcaaatagagggacatccctggtagtccagtgggtaagactctgcattcccaaggcagggggcctgggttcaatccctggtcggggaactaagatcccacaagccacataatgcagccaaaaaaaagatgtggctgATCTCTGTGGATATGGCAAGATACACAAAATAGAGTAAGTGGGAAACAATGGAGCTATACAATGGGAGTccgagtttttgtttttgttttatgaaagaaGGATATGTGCTTAGAACATTTCTAGAAGGGTATACAAGAAACTTAATTAGACAACCTTGGGAATGGACTGTTTACCCCCCCCACcgttccattttgattttttctcCCCCTTACTAGCAGCATCATTACCCTTATAAAAAGGACCAAataggggcttcgctggtggcgcagtggttgagagtccgcctgccgatgcaggggacacgggttcgtgtcccggtccgggaagatcccacatgctgcgaagcggctaggcacgtgagccatggccgctgagcctgcgcgtccggagcctgggctccgtaacgtgagaggccacaacagtgagaggcgcgcgtactgccaaaaaaaaaaagaaaaagaaaaggacaaaataatttaGTTTGGCCAAAACCTTCTGGTCTTAGCTTTGCTTTGCAAACACTGCCCAGGATAAAGCTTTATATATTTCCTCACATCTTCACTGTCAAGGTCCAAGAACTTTAATTAGACTACCGGACTCCCCAGCCAACCCTCCCATTACCAAATGTACCTATCCTTGAAGGCTGCTTCCGATCACCCTCTCTTTGTCTCTCACTTCCTGAGTCCTAGCCTagctttttttcccatttgtacTCACTCCGTGGGTAATCTCATCCAGCCCCACAGCCCTTAGATATTGCCCCAACACTGACTCCCAAATTTCTAACTATAGCATAGACTCCCTTCCTGAACTCCAAACTGCACATTGCAATTGCCTActcaacatctccacttggatgtcaaGTAGACACCTAAATTTAATACATCCAAAGTTGAAGTCATCTTCCCCAATAACCTTGCTCTACCCACGGCCCTCCAAATCTCAGCTAATGGCACTTGCAGGCTTCTAATCATCCAAGTCCATAACTTCAGAGTAAAAGAATGACTGGAAAACAGTCTAATGCACAATGCCAGTTATCTAAAAATGAAGGTAGTCCTAGGTATTGGGATCAAAGATATCATATAATcactaaaatgttttctaaaataggTTTAAAGTTATCTTTTAAGTCTAGGATTtagattttgacattttaatttcttttgaataCAAGCCACTTTTTGCAAGCTAGGAAACAGAATCAAACTAAGGCAGTCTTGTCCTCTACAGATCCAGGCCAGTTCTTACAATCTTCAGCAGAATGACATCATAATACGAGGTGCTAACAACAGggttaaaaactataaataataaCCACTTATCTACATTTTTTCCTTAGGAAACAGCCAAAAGTCTCGTCCTTAAAGGTATGATATACAGAACATCTAGATTTACAAAGGGCAGAATGATCCAAATTATATGCTGGCCAACCTGTCAGTGAACCAGATCAGAGCTGGCCAAGGACTGGTGAACAGAGAATGTGTTTACAGTTTGAAAATTTGCTGAGGTTTAAAAAATTCCTAGTTGCTGTTAATAAGAAAGCAAGTAAAAAATATTAGAGATGCACCACACTGATACTTGATTTTACCACGGTTTTACACTAGAACACAAAGTTAGAGTATGGGGATAAGACACTTacgtattttcaaaataaattacttagTAATAAGAAATCTGACATACTGTGTTCTTCCATTTGCCACAAGAACATATTAACAATGAGGACTAtttaaaagaatgctcaactctAAAAAGGGTGGTGGCAGCAACACATTCCACTACAGAATAACCTCCCACTTTCCCATACAATTAACATTGCTACTTTTCATGATACATATTCATGTGGAAAAACTTGTCAGGAGCTTTTGCCAGGGCCAGGAGATGAAAAATAGAGACTGTCCTGATGACATGGATAGCTGTAAGCTCAGTTAACATCTTTAGGATGGACCCATAAAATCTGGCCACTGTTTTGTTAAACATCTGCAAATCGCAGAACTCCTTAGCCCTTAGCCATAGTATCTGCTCAATGTCTTAAAGCTGGGCTCAGTCCCATCTATCACTCTTTTCTTCAGGGCTGAGGTGTGTGCTAGTCATCAAAGTCTGGAATGTCATCGTAGGAGTATCCCCGGTAGCCTTTGGATGCGTAGTAGGCGATGCGCAGGTGGTAAAATCCTGGCAGGAACACCAGGATGCCAATGATCAGGACGGGAACAGCCcggtctgccccctggtggcagaAGGAGGCAAACACATCAGTACCATGcaagttataaattttaaaataaaataaagccatggGTCCAATCCATGGATCAGTTATCATATACTTTTCAGAGCACTTTATTTTGGTAATACACTACCAAGGCAAAAGATTTACATCTCTTTGCCTCCTTATCAATtgcagaaaaactacaaagtactaaaaattataaagaaattatcCATGTTCAACCATAGATATCTACTTCCCATAAAGAAACCAGAGCTCCTTAGAGAAATTGCTGTTTATGAGTTGAGGGGGCAGGGAATGTACAGATGGGCCTGGGATAACTTGCTGAGCCAGAAAACAAGAAAGCTATCAAAGGCTCACCCAGGTCAGCTTTAAAAGACAggagtagggggcttccctggtggcagagtggttaacactccacgctcctaatgcaggggacctgggtttgatccctggtcagggaactagatcccacatgcatgatcCAATGaactgccacaactaaggagcccacctgccacaactaagacccagcacaaccaaataaagaaagaaagaaatatttttttaaaaaaaagaaaaaaagacaggagtAACCTGCAGAGGCTCCTATTGACCAAATATGGGacaatttatatgttaaaaagaaTATAGACTACAGTTGACTGAAGCACAAATATGTAAAAAGATGATAAGCTTACAGTGATACTAACAATTCTTTGGTTACCTTTTGAGGTTGCTAggtgtattttaataaaaatttgataattaaagagaaataatCAAACATTTTTCCTACCTTCACTATACTATTGTATTTCAGGGTAACCAAATAATGGTTTTGAGAAAGTTCCAGAAGAATTTTCGCTGACAAACGTGGAAAATGATAGAGCTGGATTCCTTAGTGAAAAGGGtaattcattttataataaatgaattaGGCTGAAGACACTTGAACCCAGTAATCAATCTTAATATCAACTAAAAATTAGGACAACCATTTTGTGCCTCCTAATGTAATGCTatagcaatggttctcaaaatgtggtccatggaACACCAGCATCACcggggaacttgttagaaatgcaaattctcacaCCTCACCCTAGACCTACAAAACTGGAATCTCTGGGAGCAGGGTCAAGGAACCTGTGTGTTAACAAGTCTGCCAAGTGATTCTGATAgatgctgaagtttgagaacccaTGTGCAATAGCAAATACACAACACCCCTATGAAATATTCTTTCTGAAACAAAGCTAAAGTAGAACTAAATCTAAGCAAGTCCCTAAATCTAACAGCATGCAAGAAATATGAGGAATAGAAAAACAGGTAAATGGTATCAAGACAACACCCCTAGATTAATGTAAAAACTGTTAGAGATGCACACTTACAGATTTACAAGCAAATGTAAATCTGGTATTTGCTTTAGtatacaggaaaaaaagttgGGGATAGATGAAACAAAACATTCATAAATGTTGATGCCTAGTTGTGGATACACGGTGGGGGTTCATATTACTccatctacttctgttttgtttgaAATGTCTGCAATAATagtgaaaaaaaccccaaactaaaaaccaaaacaatctaTGGGTGATTTTCTTAATTAACACCTTTACCCTTATTTATAAAGTAGTCTTTTACAAACCACACAAGGTGAAGTGATATTTGTTGCATGTGGATCTCACCTCCACTCTAAATTTTCACATCATTAATAGAACCTTGACTATACCCCTGGGATTAACaatgcatgctgcaatgaaagtTAACTGAAGCACAGTCCTGAAGTTAGATGTTCAAATTTAGATGGCACCAAGTATGCCTCTGGTGGCCACATAATAGTTTAGGACCTGAGGCAACTTGGATACAGGTCTCAAAAGCCAAATGTAGCCATTTTATTGTGACAGTGTTTAATATTCCCAGTTCCAAGGATAATGCCCAGAGTTTTAGCTCTTGGCTTTGTTCCTTCTGTAGACCAATGTGACCATCATCCCCTGGCCTCGTGTGTGTTGAAGAACAGATGTGAACTATGGTCAGTATTACTTTAAAACAATTTAGACGCTGTGTATAAGCATCTGTATACAATCCAAAAGAAAGAACCACCAAAAACTACTTTAGGTTACTAAGGTATCACACTGAAGCTCAATAGGAACTCCAACCAAATCCAATTTAAGAAAGATCTGATCCATGAGCCAAAAGTCCTGGCTTGGTCAGTGGCCCCAGACCTATATAAGCCTCACTGCTTCTCCCCAAACACTAAGTACAGCAGTATAACTGCAAAGTTATAATAACAGCATTCTACTCCAGTTATAGCCTTTATCAGTCAGAAATCCTCAACGCTAGGCTCAGTTTTGCTGTTCCAAACTAAGATGGTGGGAAAACTGCCCAACATCTCAGAGGGAAAATTTGCCTACCTGCTACACCCACCTCATAGGAACTGTGGGAGAAGTTTGTTGAAGCTCAAAGGAAGAAATATGTCTTGTTATCTGAgaacaaaatctaaaaaaagaaacccttttctcctttctgctgGAATATACTGAATATAAAAATGTGAGTCCTGGCTCACATTTTAAACATCTCATGGCAATCCCACAAGCCCCTCAGCTTACCCCTTTGCTGATATAGCCTGCCAGCAGGAGGGAGCCTATGATAATGAGGAAGGCGCCAATCAAAAACAGCACCGTAGCAAGCGCAATGGCCTTATATGGAATCTTAGGAGGGCTTTTCTtaaactgaaagagaaacaaaaacagacaaggaaGAGCATTATGAATACACCAGGGCTCAGACACTTTAAAGCAGAGAGGATAAGAGGAACCAATCTTGGTGTGTCCTGAAGTAAGTCCTACTACCCAATGCAGCtctgggagagaaaggaaaaaggactGGCAGGAGATGAAGGTCTAGTTATTGCTCTAACAGTAAGTTGAGGGAGGGAGTCCCAGAATGTTATTCTTTCTCGTTTTAGTCTCATTCCACAGACCATTCACTGTAccgtaaaaaaattattttcttacaaaaacaaaagataCTTTACGGTCATTCATTGATTAGACATGTTTTTAATAAACATGTCTTGGCACATGGAAGGCTGTACTAATCTACAGGGATTAAGAGTGTACATCATGCtctggaaaataagaaagaaaataagtgattTCTGGCATTCAAAGTTAAGCTGGCATATAgtcaaaggtttaaaaaaaaactttttcgggcttccctggtggtgcagtggttgaaagtccgcctaccaatgcaggggacacgggttcgtgccccggtctggtaagatcccacatgccgcagagctgctgggcccgtgagccatggccgctgagcctgcgcgtccagagcctgtgctccgcaacgggagaggccacaacagtgagaggcccgcgtaccgcaaaaaatttaaaaaaaaaaacaaaaacaactattcCTAAAGCATTAGTTGCCTGCCCCACAAGACAAATAACCTGCCTTATTAACAAGTTCAATTCAAGGTTAAGATTCAGAAACAAATTCCTAAGGTTTGGCTCATGGTTGTGTCTGACCTAACTGACTGGAAGCTTTCCAGAcgcacttaaaaacaaaacaaaaaaacccccaaaactctcTCCTTCAAGTGTGGGTccaaaaagtacaaagaataattgatttgtttatatttaaaaggaTGGGTTCCTGCCACTTCCTCTTCGGTCCTGGTTCCACCTAAAGGGAAGTGGGTAAAAGGAGATGCTACACCATTAAC
The sequence above is a segment of the Orcinus orca chromosome 16, mOrcOrc1.1, whole genome shotgun sequence genome. Coding sequences within it:
- the TMEM230 gene encoding transmembrane protein 230, translated to MMPSRTNLATGIPSSKVKYSRLSSTDDGYIDLQFKKSPPKIPYKAIALATVLFLIGAFLIIIGSLLLAGYISKGGADRAVPVLIIGILVFLPGFYHLRIAYYASKGYRGYSYDDIPDFDD